One window of the Cryptomeria japonica chromosome 7, Sugi_1.0, whole genome shotgun sequence genome contains the following:
- the LOC131856809 gene encoding uncharacterized protein LOC131856809: MVRHHLVKANCNIIMLQETKCGATEGEKFIKYCKNWTGYFHVGEGESRGLGIMWNPNTINLAIISEGQYWISANVQSKLSPIYFLLWNIYGPIQSPEKRKLWDILGEHIKPNMTNNYIIRGDFNSIVDLLEKKGGINKINKDMIGFRDFIQVIEAVDCIPSEGWFTWTNRRLGFTNIAERLDRFLTGTKWFMEGTPIIVKTFSFHVSDHYPIMLEIGLDTHWGGSYFKF, from the coding sequence ATGGTCAGACACCATCTGGTTAAAGCAAACTGCAACATTatcatgttgcaagaaacaaaatgTGGAGCTACGGAAGGAGAAAAATTTATTAAATACTGTAAGAATTGGACAGGTTATTTTCATGTTGGGGAAGGAGAATCTAGGGGTTTGGGAATCATGTGGAACCCAAACACCATCAACCTAGCTATTATTAGTGAAGGGCAATATTGGATTTCTGCAAATGTCCAGAGCAAGCTTTCTCCCATCTATTTTCTATTATGGAATATTTATGGCCCCATACAATCACCAGAGAAAAGAAAGTTATGGGATATATTAGGAGAACATATTAAACCAAATATGACAAACAACTATATTATCAGAGGGGACTTTAATTCTATTGTGGATCTATTAGAGAAGAAAGGAGGCATAAATAAAATCAACAAGGATATGATAGGTTTTAGGGACTTTATTCAAGTCATCGAGGCTGTGGACTGTATTCCATCTGAGGGATGGTTCACGTGGACGAATAGGAGATTGGGCTTCACTAACATAGCTGAAAGGTTGGACAGGTTTCTGACAGGTACAAAATGGTTCATGGAAGGCACACCAATCATTGTGAAGACATTCTCTTTCCATGTGTCAGACCATTACCCCATCATGCTAGAGATTGGTTTGGATACCCACTGGGGAGGAAGTTATTTTAAGTTCTAG